A window of Lacibacter sediminis contains these coding sequences:
- a CDS encoding Kelch repeat-containing protein: MKGGFFLSVIVIVWVLVLQIACKPEYSCENCKGENLPPIAKAGADKTIKLPNDSTLLDGSASTDPDGRITEWSWKKVAGPASYAIKDSAKSVTPVKKLVPGVYSFELKVMDNEGLFAKDTVKIFVDSATAPNRPPVARAGQDQTITLPVNKALLDGSGSTDPDNNIIGYAWRKISGPPNSVFSDPVAIKAEALDLTNGVYLFELTVTDAGGLFSTDTMRVTVNISPNRSPIAEAGNDITITYNLQTCSMDPSSITLDGKMSRDPDGTIFSYQWSLVVAESFTALISNPAASTTTVTGLVPGSYGFRLRVTDNDGAIDDDTIVVNTVYSNRPLVNARLIPMGLLGDPRIVSVVAAVGTKILFAGGTPVPNGPGPNKFSSTVNIYDIATNSWSAANLSQARSGMTVAAMGTKVFFAGGTGILPSGSVGLTSRIDVYDAVADTWSTMEMPHADGLLTSLVSGNKLVIVGGSFADIYDAGSKRWTTTNFGQPRYLITANNVKGKLYFAGGVTSKSTLTPTSRIDIYDPATDSWSVSQLSKPKYGMSGLLARNLIWAGGIVAGKTSNEVEMYDAFSNSTSFSCLFQPNSFSAFSSGTLNGKAFFFVANGKAKNKFDIYDPITDTWSIGVLDQSITAPMIISANGSVFLISTAGSNDVYHRQVWKLEF; encoded by the coding sequence ATGAAGGGCGGGTTCTTTTTATCAGTCATTGTAATTGTGTGGGTTTTAGTTTTGCAGATTGCCTGCAAGCCGGAATATTCCTGCGAAAATTGCAAAGGAGAGAACCTACCACCGATAGCGAAAGCAGGGGCTGATAAGACAATCAAATTACCTAACGACAGCACTTTGCTTGATGGAAGTGCTTCTACTGATCCGGATGGAAGAATAACAGAATGGTCATGGAAAAAAGTCGCTGGCCCAGCTTCTTATGCAATAAAAGACTCAGCGAAAAGTGTAACTCCAGTCAAAAAGCTGGTGCCCGGTGTGTATAGTTTTGAATTAAAAGTGATGGACAACGAAGGCCTGTTTGCCAAAGACACAGTTAAAATTTTTGTAGACAGTGCAACAGCACCTAACAGACCTCCTGTCGCAAGAGCCGGGCAAGATCAAACTATAACTTTGCCTGTAAACAAGGCATTGCTTGATGGAAGCGGTTCAACAGATCCTGACAATAACATAATCGGTTATGCCTGGAGAAAAATTTCAGGACCACCCAATTCTGTTTTTTCAGATCCTGTTGCAATCAAAGCAGAAGCATTAGACCTCACAAATGGTGTTTACCTCTTTGAGTTGACTGTTACTGATGCAGGCGGATTGTTTTCCACAGATACGATGCGGGTAACGGTGAACATCTCACCTAATAGATCTCCCATAGCGGAAGCGGGCAATGATATCACAATCACCTATAATCTGCAAACCTGCAGTATGGATCCATCTTCTATTACATTAGATGGGAAAATGTCGAGAGATCCTGATGGTACCATTTTTTCTTATCAATGGTCTTTAGTAGTTGCAGAAAGCTTTACGGCTTTAATAAGTAATCCTGCTGCATCAACTACAACAGTTACAGGTCTCGTGCCGGGTTCGTATGGGTTTAGATTAAGAGTTACTGATAATGATGGTGCTATTGATGATGATACAATTGTCGTAAATACGGTGTATAGTAACAGACCGTTGGTTAATGCACGACTTATTCCAATGGGATTATTGGGCGATCCAAGAATAGTAAGCGTAGTGGCTGCGGTTGGAACTAAAATATTGTTTGCAGGCGGAACGCCAGTTCCAAATGGACCCGGCCCTAACAAATTTTCATCCACTGTTAATATTTATGATATAGCAACAAACTCATGGAGCGCTGCAAACCTGAGCCAGGCAAGATCTGGGATGACAGTTGCTGCAATGGGAACTAAAGTATTTTTTGCCGGAGGCACAGGTATTCTTCCTTCGGGTAGTGTTGGGTTAACATCACGTATTGATGTTTATGATGCTGTAGCAGACACCTGGTCAACAATGGAAATGCCTCATGCAGATGGACTATTAACTTCACTGGTTTCCGGAAATAAGCTGGTAATAGTTGGGGGTAGTTTCGCTGATATCTATGATGCCGGAAGTAAAAGATGGACAACAACCAACTTCGGTCAGCCACGCTATTTAATTACCGCAAACAATGTAAAAGGCAAATTATATTTTGCAGGAGGTGTTACAAGCAAATCAACATTAACTCCAACTTCGAGAATAGATATTTATGATCCTGCAACTGATTCGTGGTCTGTTTCTCAATTAAGTAAGCCTAAATATGGAATGTCTGGTTTGCTTGCAAGAAATTTGATTTGGGCTGGAGGTATAGTAGCCGGAAAAACATCAAATGAAGTGGAGATGTATGATGCGTTTTCCAATTCCACTTCGTTTTCCTGTTTGTTTCAACCTAATTCTTTTTCTGCATTTAGTTCCGGCACGTTAAATGGCAAAGCCTTCTTTTTTGTGGCGAATGGCAAAGCAAAAAACAAGTTCGACATCTATGATCCAATTACAGATACATGGTCAATAGGAGTATTGGATCAATCAATAACTGCACCGATGATTATTTCAGCAAATGGAAGTGTTTTCCTGATCAGTACTGCTGGAAGTAACGATGTTTATCACAGGCAGGTGTGGAAACTGGAGTTTTAA
- a CDS encoding beta-ketoacyl-ACP synthase III, protein MSKKITAAITAVAGWVPEDRLTNFDLEKMVDTNDEWIRTRTGISERRILKGEGLATSDMIVPAVLDLCKKRGIEPSEIDCMIVGTVTPDMVFPSTANVVCDKIGAVNAWGFDLSAACSGFLFSLTTGATYIESGRYKKVVVVGADKMSAIIDYTDRNTCVIFGDGAACVLLEPNEEGYGVQDSILKSDGAGRNFLNMKAGGSLRPASMETVANREHFAYQEGQTVFKFAVKGMADVSAELLERNNLTGDDIAWLVPHQANLRIIDATANRMGLPKEKVMINIEKFGNTTAGTIPLCLWEWENQLKKGDNVVLAAFGGGFTWGATWIKWAYDGSKS, encoded by the coding sequence ATGAGCAAAAAAATCACTGCAGCCATTACAGCTGTTGCCGGGTGGGTTCCTGAAGACCGGCTTACCAATTTTGATCTTGAGAAAATGGTTGATACCAACGACGAATGGATCCGCACCCGTACCGGTATTTCCGAAAGAAGAATTTTAAAAGGCGAAGGACTTGCTACTTCTGATATGATCGTTCCTGCTGTGCTCGACCTATGCAAAAAGCGTGGCATCGAACCATCAGAAATTGATTGCATGATCGTTGGTACCGTTACTCCTGACATGGTGTTCCCTTCAACTGCCAATGTGGTGTGCGATAAGATCGGTGCTGTAAATGCATGGGGTTTTGATCTGAGTGCAGCCTGCAGCGGATTCCTTTTTTCACTCACAACCGGCGCTACTTATATTGAAAGCGGCCGCTACAAAAAAGTAGTGGTTGTTGGTGCTGATAAAATGAGTGCTATTATCGATTATACCGATCGTAACACCTGTGTGATATTTGGTGATGGTGCAGCCTGTGTCTTGCTCGAACCAAATGAGGAAGGTTACGGTGTGCAAGACAGTATTTTAAAAAGCGATGGTGCTGGTAGAAATTTCCTGAACATGAAAGCCGGTGGTAGTTTGCGCCCTGCATCAATGGAAACCGTTGCCAACCGTGAGCACTTTGCTTACCAGGAAGGACAAACCGTTTTTAAATTCGCAGTAAAAGGCATGGCTGATGTGAGTGCCGAATTATTAGAGCGTAACAATTTAACAGGTGATGATATTGCCTGGCTAGTGCCACACCAAGCCAACCTTCGCATCATTGATGCAACCGCCAACCGTATGGGTTTGCCGAAAGAAAAAGTAATGATCAACATTGAAAAATTTGGTAACACTACTGCAGGTACTATTCCTCTTTGTTTGTGGGAGTGGGAAAATCAATTAAAGAAAGGTGACAACGTTGTGCTTGCTGCATTTGGCGGAGGTTTTACATGGGGTGCTACTTGGATCAAGTGGGCATATGATGGATCAAAGAGTTAA
- a CDS encoding DUF1569 domain-containing protein, producing the protein MKTVFDAAVRDELVSRINSLTLQNNAQWGKMTVSQMLKHCILCDEMFFGKLFIKRVFIGRLLGPMMLKKVLKDDRGFGRNSPTSQLLKTTGQNCDIDLHKKEWISNIEQFAVYNNANFIHPFFGLMTKDQVGLFAYKHADHHLRQFGA; encoded by the coding sequence ATGAAAACAGTTTTTGATGCCGCAGTAAGAGATGAATTAGTAAGCCGGATCAATTCTTTAACACTGCAGAACAATGCTCAATGGGGCAAAATGACAGTATCTCAAATGTTGAAGCACTGCATTCTGTGTGATGAGATGTTTTTTGGGAAGCTCTTTATAAAGCGTGTCTTTATTGGACGCCTGTTGGGACCAATGATGCTGAAGAAAGTACTGAAAGATGATCGTGGATTTGGAAGAAACTCGCCAACAAGTCAATTGCTGAAAACCACTGGGCAAAATTGCGACATTGACCTGCATAAAAAAGAATGGATCAGTAATATTGAGCAATTTGCTGTTTACAATAATGCCAACTTCATTCATCCTTTCTTTGGTTTAATGACAAAAGACCAAGTAGGATTGTTTGCTTATAAACATGCCGATCATCATTTAAGGCAATTCGGAGCATAA
- a CDS encoding GrpB family protein: protein MLLSEYTTIWVHDFQTIKIILQEALQQLPVTIEHIGSTAVPGLAAKPIIDIDLVFANSVSFGEIKTRLERIGYCHNGNQGITDRDVFKRNDALPKHAVLDSIVHHLYVCPVHSEELKRHLLFRNYLRTNEETRNEYQQLKLSLAAEANQDRKQYAAIKEEKAKAFIDQVITNAALQGLL from the coding sequence ATGCTGTTAAGCGAATACACAACAATCTGGGTTCACGACTTTCAAACAATAAAAATAATACTGCAAGAAGCATTGCAACAACTGCCCGTAACAATTGAACATATTGGCAGCACTGCTGTTCCCGGCTTAGCAGCCAAGCCCATCATTGATATCGACCTTGTTTTTGCAAATTCAGTAAGTTTCGGCGAAATCAAAACAAGGTTAGAACGTATTGGATATTGCCATAACGGCAACCAAGGGATAACAGACAGAGATGTTTTTAAACGAAACGACGCATTACCCAAGCATGCAGTACTGGATAGCATTGTTCACCACCTCTACGTTTGCCCTGTTCATAGTGAAGAATTAAAGCGGCATCTTTTGTTCAGAAATTATTTGCGAACAAATGAAGAGACAAGAAACGAATACCAGCAACTGAAACTTTCGCTTGCAGCGGAAGCTAACCAGGACAGAAAACAGTATGCAGCAATAAAAGAAGAAAAAGCAAAAGCATTTATTGATCAGGTTATCACGAATGCTGCTTTGCAAGGTTTGTTATAA
- a CDS encoding DinB family protein, protein MKELLSAYAAYNRWAYQTLTDTILKMDEQLHQQIVKSSFPNLYATVLHLWDAESIWWQRMEGHQQMVIPSKQFNPSMKEAVNGLLQQAGDWERFVNNATQENLQREFYYKNMKGDSFRSAVWQVLHHLFNHGTYHRGQLVTMMRELGVTEIPSTDFIHWYRTRV, encoded by the coding sequence ATGAAAGAATTACTTTCAGCCTATGCTGCATATAACCGTTGGGCTTATCAAACGCTTACTGATACGATCCTTAAAATGGATGAGCAACTGCACCAACAGATCGTGAAAAGCAGTTTCCCGAATTTGTATGCAACAGTTCTCCATTTATGGGATGCAGAAAGTATCTGGTGGCAACGGATGGAAGGCCATCAGCAAATGGTGATACCCAGTAAGCAATTCAATCCATCAATGAAAGAAGCAGTAAACGGTTTGCTGCAACAGGCAGGTGATTGGGAGCGTTTTGTGAATAATGCTACGCAAGAAAATCTGCAACGTGAATTTTATTACAAAAATATGAAAGGTGATTCGTTCCGATCAGCAGTTTGGCAGGTGCTGCACCATCTGTTTAATCATGGCACCTATCACCGTGGGCAACTGGTTACCATGATGCGGGAGTTAGGAGTTACAGAAATTCCTTCAACAGATTTTATTCATTGGTACCGCACCCGTGTCTAA
- the ruvA gene encoding Holliday junction branch migration protein RuvA translates to MFAYLKGAFTLKTPTVVHIDVHGVGYEVQVSLNTYSKIQSLNEGTLFTHLLVREDAHILYGFFDRHEKDVFLHLLSVSGVGASTARMMLSSLQADEVVRAILSGNEGLLESVKGIGKKTAQRIVLELRDKLAKSPVEANISTLTHNSLELDALTAMTALGIARNAAESAIKKARQNSTEFTEVQELIKAALKCL, encoded by the coding sequence ATGTTTGCATACCTCAAAGGAGCGTTTACCCTCAAGACCCCAACTGTTGTTCACATTGATGTTCATGGTGTTGGCTATGAAGTACAGGTGAGTCTGAACACTTATTCCAAAATTCAATCGCTGAACGAAGGCACATTATTTACCCACTTACTGGTGAGGGAAGATGCCCATATTCTGTATGGCTTCTTCGACAGGCATGAAAAGGACGTTTTCCTACACCTGCTCAGCGTAAGCGGGGTTGGGGCATCCACTGCCCGGATGATGCTTTCCTCCCTCCAGGCCGATGAAGTGGTGAGGGCCATTCTTTCAGGAAATGAAGGTCTTTTAGAGAGCGTAAAAGGTATCGGGAAAAAGACGGCTCAACGGATCGTTTTAGAGTTGCGTGACAAATTAGCAAAGAGTCCTGTGGAAGCGAATATTTCTACGCTGACTCACAATAGTTTAGAGCTTGATGCGTTAACAGCTATGACCGCTTTAGGCATAGCCCGAAATGCAGCAGAGTCAGCCATCAAAAAAGCCCGGCAAAACAGTACGGAGTTTACCGAGGTTCAGGAACTGATAAAGGCTGCATTGAAGTGCCTTTAG